The genomic DNA GACCAGCTCGACGTACTTCGCGCCGGTGACGTCCGCAGTGAGCGACCAGGCGGTGTCGGCCGCCTTGAGGACCGGCGACTTCACCTTCTCCGTCCCGTCGGCCCTGACGCTGAACTGCACACTGCCCGCGGTCTTCTGCACATCGTCCACACCCACCTCGGCGGTGAACGACGTGCACTTGCCACCCAGGTAGTAGCGGATGTTCGCCGGGGCGTGGCTGCCGAGGCCCTTGGCGTGGACGGTGCCGCCGATCGTCAGCGGAGTGCCGTCGCCGGTGCCCGTCTCGCCGTTGGAGAGATCGCGCTCGACCGGTCCCCAGCCGTTGGTCGACGCCGTCCAGTCCAGGTCGCTGGCCCAGCTGTCCGTGGTGGGCGGCGGCGGCAGGGTCCGTACGGACGTCTGCGCACCGAGGGTCCGCTTCGCCCCGCCGACCGTGTACGACGCCTCGGCGCCCAGGCTGTACGTCCGGTACTCGGCGTCCACCGGCGGGGTGACCTGCCAGCTGCCGGTGACCTCGGCGCCCGCCGCCACGGAGTCGAAGGTGACGGCGCCCACAGGCTCCGCCTTCCAGCCGTCGGGGACGGTGAGGCCGACCGACACGTCGGTCGCGGCCGTCGCCTCGTAGTTGGTGAAGCTCGCCTCGACGACGTTGGCCGTGCCCGGCTCCAGTGTCTCGGCGGCCGGGTCGACGCTGAGCGTGCCGCAGGCGGCCAGCTCGCCGGCGGGGGCCCGACCGAGGTCGGTCACGGTGAATCCGTCCAGGACGAAGTCGGCGCCCTCGGGTGCGTCGTCGCGCTTGCGGAGCCCGGTCCAGGTGTCGCCACAGCCCGCTGTGACGGTCTCGTCGAAGTGCCCGGTGGTGCTCTGCCGGCCGATCGCGGTGGTCCGGGTCTCGACCGAGTCGGGGTCGCCCTCGGCCGTGATCCGGTCGTAGCCGTCGACCCACTCGTAGGCGCCGGCGTGGCTGGACTGGTAGTCGTACTCGACCTTGTACCGGTGGCCGTCGGCCATCGGCACCGTCCAGGGCGCGGTCCGGTAGACGAGTCCGCTGTTCTCCTCGTGGGCCTTGAGGGATTCCCTTCCGCCGATCACGTCGTCGACGAGCTTCCCGTTCCAGCCGGCCTGGGTGTACGGGGCGTGCAGCTGGGAGATGACTGTCCGGGGGTCCGTGGAGCCGCCCGCGTCGCCCTTCAGGAAGGGGCCCCAGCCCTGGTCGACGTCCTCGAAGTCCTCGTACACGACGGTGTTCTTCCTGGTCGCCGGGGCGTTGGAGACGATCCGTACGTCGTCCGCACGCACCGTGGCGGCGCTGCCCTTGGCCGCTTCGATACGGAACGTGGTGCGGCCGTCCGCGGGGGCGGTGAAGTTCACCTCGGCCCGCTGGAAGTACGTGCCGTGCCAGTCCGAGGCGGCGACGTAGTCCTCGGCCGTGGAGCGGTCCACGGCGACGGACCTGCCGCCGGCCGAGAGCGTCGTGTGCCGCGTCCTTCCGGGCTGGACCTCGATCAGCGCGGAGGCGGTGTAGCGCGCGCCGGGCTTGAGGCCGGAGATGCGCTGTGCGACGGCGGCCGTGCCGTCGCCGGAGAGCTTCGCGCTGTTGCGGCCCTGGTCGTCGGTGTCACGGGCGACCGTGCCGGTCTTCGACCACTCGTCGAGCCCGTTGTCGTTGAAGCCGGGGTCGTCGACCGCGCCGCCCTGGCCCCACTCCGGGTCGGCCGCGGCGGGTGCGTGGTCGGGGTAGAGGACGTACGGCTGTCCGGCGGTGGCCGTCAGCGTGATCTTCCCGTCGACGGGCCGGACCGTGCCGGTCCTGACCCGGCCGTTGTCGGTGAGCTCGTAGACGGTGTACGCGCCCTTGGACGGCACCGACCAACTGCTCGTACCACCGGACTTGCTGTAGTGGTAGAGCTTCTTGCCGCCGTCCCACGGCAGCAGGTAGTCGGTGCCGCTGAGCACCTTGCGGCCGTGGTCGTAGAAGGTCCGCCTGCCGTCCTCGACCGTGCC from Streptomyces sp. NBC_01707 includes the following:
- a CDS encoding endo-alpha-N-acetylgalactosaminidase family protein, with translation MSRRFTSAGAVAAASAAVLALVGTALPAAAATPPPAAAGTAVPADATVIGSPQLSVAVADDFPRVLSYTDRAGGNQLLGSTQPVTAVTLNGAPHAVQSKGAPEVTATTARYTLTFPDLPGVEIDASLSVSGRTTTFKVTAVRDTEAFRVGTIDIPGHDLVSVGSTETDAATAFTRLDPDSTKTADVFARVTADTAADKAPVGASYAIVNTGSLAAAVESNSSYDKPSGATGGDDARFWHQARKADDGTVRVGVWSGQWTYRGDGAPKPESGSNLPWAKVVVTPDANGDRTVDWQDGAVAFRTIGVTAPGSDDTANRVITHIPFNFASQATHPFLRTLDDVKRVSLATDGLGQLALLKGYASEGHDSAHPDYGGNYNKRAGGLKDLNTLLKDGKKWGATFGVHVNATEAYADAHAFDEKLVDKTKPGWNWLGQSYYIDQRTDINSGNLARRFQQLRDETDPNLSLLYIDVYYTHGWIADKTLQSVQKQGWNVATEWADKFERGSLWSHWANDLDYGGATNKGLNSQIIRFIRNSEKDVWNNDPVLGQTAIDEFEGWTGETDWNAFYDNIWQRNLPAKYLQQQKITRWDGNDITFTGGVRGTVEDGRRTFYDHGRKVLSGTDYLLPWDGGKKLYHYSKSGGTSSWSVPSKGAYTVYELTDNGRVRTGTVRPVDGKITLTATAGQPYVLYPDHAPAAADPEWGQGGAVDDPGFNDNGLDEWSKTGTVARDTDDQGRNSAKLSGDGTAAVAQRISGLKPGARYTASALIEVQPGRTRHTTLSAGGRSVAVDRSTAEDYVAASDWHGTYFQRAEVNFTAPADGRTTFRIEAAKGSAATVRADDVRIVSNAPATRKNTVVYEDFEDVDQGWGPFLKGDAGGSTDPRTVISQLHAPYTQAGWNGKLVDDVIGGRESLKAHEENSGLVYRTAPWTVPMADGHRYKVEYDYQSSHAGAYEWVDGYDRITAEGDPDSVETRTTAIGRQSTTGHFDETVTAGCGDTWTGLRKRDDAPEGADFVLDGFTVTDLGRAPAGELAACGTLSVDPAAETLEPGTANVVEASFTNYEATAATDVSVGLTVPDGWKAEPVGAVTFDSVAAGAEVTGSWQVTPPVDAEYRTYSLGAEASYTVGGAKRTLGAQTSVRTLPPPPTTDSWASDLDWTASTNGWGPVERDLSNGETGTGDGTPLTIGGTVHAKGLGSHAPANIRYYLGGKCTSFTAEVGVDDVQKTAGSVQFSVRADGTEKVKSPVLKAADTAWSLTADVTGAKYVELVVADGGDGNGNDHADWGDARFHCGS